A genomic region of Vitis vinifera cultivar Pinot Noir 40024 chromosome 7, ASM3070453v1 contains the following coding sequences:
- the LOC132254082 gene encoding uncharacterized protein LOC116803646 — MDSNSNPPQQGANNPPPKPWERAGTSSGPVPFKPSSAGNTSDVVEASGTANPGEIGSTTNRNTVVNRNALGRPLPTRPWEQQTTYGNSYGGYGSGMNYNSGLGSGFSSYGGYGGNYGGGLYGNNMYRGGYSGLYGGSGMYGGGMYGGGGLGGGLGGPMGGFGMGMGGPYGDQDPNNPYGPPPSPPGFWMSFLRVMQGVVTFFGRISILIDQNTQAFHLFMSALLQLFDRSGMLYGELARFVFRLLGIRTKSKKINPPGPDGLPAPHNPHASQNYIEGPKAAPAGAWDNVWGDSN, encoded by the exons ATGGATTCCAATTCCAATCCGCCCCAGCAGGGTG CTAATAATCCTCCTCCAAAGCCTTGGGAGCGAGCAGGGACCTCATCTGGCCCTGTGCCTTTTAAACCCTCATCGGCTGGTAATACTAGTGATGTAGTTGAGGCTTCAGGAACAGCAAATCCAGGTGAAATCGGTTCCACCACAAATAGGAATACAGTTGTAAATAGAAATGCTCTTGGGAGGCCTCTACCAACGAGGCCCTGGGAGCAGCAGACAACATATGGGAACAGTTATGGAG GTTATGGTTCTGGTATGAATTATAACTCAGGGTTGGGTTCAGGATTCAGTTCATATGGTGGATATGGAGGGAATTATGGTGGTGGGCTATACGGTAACAACATGTATAGAGGTGGTTACAGCGGGCTTTATGGAGGGTCTGGCATGTATGGTGGAGGAATGTATGGTGGTGGTGGTCTTGGGGGTGGTCTTGGGGGTCCAATGGGTGGCTTTGGAATGGGAATGGGGGGTCCTTATGGTGATCAGGATCCAAATAATCCATATGGTCCTCCACCATCTCCACCAGGCTTTTGGATGTCCTTTCTCCGGGTG ATGCAAGGTGTAGTAACCTTTTTTGGCCGGATTTCAATTCTGATAGACCAGAATACCCAGGCATTCCACTTGTTCATGTCTGCCCTTCTCCAG CTTTTTGATCGCTCGGGTATGCTATATGGAGAGCTAGCTAGATTTGTATTCAGACTGCTGGGTATCAGAACCAAGTCCAAAAAGATTAATCCACCAGGCCCTGATGGACTTCCTGCTCCACACAATCCCCATGCGAGTCAGAACTATATTGAGGGACCTAAGGCTGCTCCTGCGGGTGCCTGGGATAATGTGTGGGGAGATAGCAACTAG
- the LOC132254081 gene encoding uncharacterized protein LOC116803646, which produces MEGPSRYYLTSIKDLPEDCLNFIFQRLDCNSDRESFGLTCHRWLRIQNINRRFLQFQCSFTQLDVSSLSQTSPTISSFHLNRLLTRFQLLESLSLSGCTELPDSGLTPLQDYGSRLQTIFLDCCFGITDQGLSLIATGCPLTVISLYRCNITDVGLQNLAKSCSALKDVNLSYCALISDHGIRALSQKCCQLRAVSISFCKGVSGVGFSGCSPTLAYLEAESCKLGPEGITEIVSGGGLEYLNVSNLRWCITGDGLAAIGAGLGTKLRVLNLRMGRLVSSESVAAIAKGCPLLQEWNLALCHEVKIPGWKAVGENCHNLEIIHLNRCRNLCDQGLQALRDGCRQLRIMYINGYYQVSVAAMEMFKWSRSDVQIKEEEITIVPNWPFR; this is translated from the coding sequence ATGGAGGGTCCTTCTAGATACTATCTTACCTCCATCAAGGACCTCCCTGAAGAttgtcttaattttattttccaacgGCTTGACTGCAACTCTGATCGTGAATCATTTGGTTTGACCTGCCATCGTTGGCTTCGCATTCAAAACATAAACCGTCGGTTCTTACAGTTCCAATGTTCATTCACCCAACTTGACGTTTCCTCATTATCTCAAACCAGTCCCACCATTAGCTCTTTCCATCTCAATAGGCTGCTTACCCGTTTCCAGCTTCTAGAATCATTATCCCTTTCTGGTTGCACAGAGCTGCCTGATTCAGGCTTAACTCCTTTGCAGGATTATGGTTCAAGACTGCAAACTATTTTCCTGGATTGCTGCTTTGGAATCACTGATCAAGGACTTTCCCTGATTGCTACTGGCTGTCCTTTGACGGTTATTAGTCTTTACCGCTGTAATATCACTGATGTTGGGTTGCAGAACTTGGCAAAATCTTGCTCAGCTTTAAAGGATGTGAATCTTTCCTACTGTGCACTTATTTCCGACCATGGGATAAGAGCTCTTTCCCAAAAATGTTGTCAGCTTCGGGCAGTTAGCATATCTTTCTGCAAGGGTGTGAGTGGTGTTGGATTTAGCGGCTGTTCGCCAACTCTAGCTTATTTAGAAGCCGAGTCATGCAAACTTGGGCCAGAGGGGATAACTGAGATTGTCAGTGGAGGTGGACTTGAATATTTGAATGTTTCTAATCTGAGATGGTGCATTACTGGAGATGGTTTGGCAGCAATTGGGGCAGGACTCGGTACAAAGCTGAGAGTTCTTAACTTGCGAATGGGTAGACTTGTTAGCAGTGAGTCTGTTGCAGCAATTGCAAAGGGATGCCCATTACTTCAAGAGTGGAACTTAGCATTATGTCATGAGGTGAAGATCCCAGGGTGGAAGGCTGTCGGTGAAAACTGTCACAACTTGGAGATAATACATTTGAATAGATGTAGAAATCTTTGTGATCAAGGGTTGCAGGCTCTGAGGGATGGGTGCAGACAACTCAGGATAATGTACATCAATGGATACTATCAGGTCAGTGTTGCAGCCATGGAGATGTTTAAATGGTCAAGAAGTGATGTGCAGAtaaaggaagaagaaataaCCATTGTGCCTAACTGGCCATTTAGATAA
- the LOC132254083 gene encoding uncharacterized protein At4g08330, chloroplastic-like, which translates to MSQADVSYSCGSCGYPLNLTSSNRITSGIGSEYRKSIKKGLISFLSVDLSRFTQVDEVHCLPLPWGGHRSKTKLLCRKCGVLIGYGYGDSPALCGFDLANSSNSACEKFVIKIRALQPSEER; encoded by the exons ATGTCCCAGGCTGATGTCTCTTACAG TTGCGGGTCTTGTGGGTACCCTCTGAATTTAACATCTTCCAATCGTATCACCTCTGGTATAGGCTCCGAGTATCGCAAATCCATAAAGAAAGGTCTCATCTCTTTCCTTTCTGTTGATCTCAGTCGATTCACACAAGTTGACGAGGTACACTGTCTTCCTCTGCCTTGGGGGGGCCATCGTTCAAAAACTAAACTCTTGTGCCGTAAATGTGGAGTTCTTATAGGCTATGGATATGGAGATTCACCTGCTCTCTGTGGTTTTGACTTAGCTAACTCATCTAACTCAGCTTGCGAAAAGTTTGTGATAAAGATCCGAGCTCTACAACCTTCAGAAGAGCGCTAA